The following are encoded together in the Flavobacteriales bacterium genome:
- a CDS encoding SGNH/GDSL hydrolase family protein yields the protein MRSLHPLTAGTNHNKLFCQYDSALGWSKIPNFLGVHIGAEYSVEEQINSQGIRGPEYSIEKKRDEYRILILGDSFAEGYMVEFNELFSQQLKNRLSKEYPDRIIEVINAGTGGYSTDQELLWLEQQGINYAPDLVVLMFYQNDIWFNSQGWYYRGYKPFFNLKNDTLTLQNVTVPKPDLSNENGQSLLKELEIFKRGQIVASKLKYHLTKSQFPNPLKNAIQTKNIPSEYSVYRKVGNSEVQNAWETTRHLLAKMKQLTDSIGSELLVFYVNPREELYPVVWENMQATYALADTTFSVSTPRAKLDQVCSHEGLLLYDATTDLKHARDSIKELNEMLFYTLDGHWNPIGNAIVGELLQKKISAEYIAIP from the coding sequence TTGAGAAGCCTTCACCCATTGACCGCAGGAACGAATCACAACAAATTGTTCTGCCAATACGATTCGGCCTTAGGATGGAGTAAGATTCCAAACTTCCTTGGAGTGCATATAGGTGCAGAATACTCCGTTGAAGAACAGATCAATTCTCAAGGAATACGTGGGCCAGAATATTCCATCGAAAAGAAGCGTGACGAATATCGAATACTGATTCTTGGGGATTCATTTGCCGAAGGCTACATGGTTGAATTCAATGAGCTATTTTCTCAACAACTTAAGAACAGGTTGAGCAAGGAATATCCTGATAGGATAATTGAGGTGATCAATGCTGGCACTGGAGGCTATTCAACAGACCAGGAACTACTATGGCTTGAACAACAAGGAATCAATTACGCTCCTGACCTTGTCGTTCTGATGTTCTACCAGAATGATATTTGGTTCAATAGCCAAGGTTGGTACTACCGCGGGTATAAGCCATTCTTCAACTTGAAGAATGACACGTTAACCCTTCAAAATGTAACTGTGCCAAAACCCGACCTGAGCAATGAAAATGGGCAGAGTTTGTTGAAAGAACTCGAAATTTTCAAGCGTGGACAAATCGTTGCTTCCAAGTTGAAGTATCACTTGACAAAATCTCAATTTCCCAATCCGCTGAAAAATGCCATTCAAACGAAAAACATACCAAGCGAGTATTCGGTCTATAGAAAGGTCGGCAATTCGGAAGTGCAGAATGCTTGGGAAACGACTCGCCATCTGTTAGCAAAAATGAAACAGCTTACAGATAGCATCGGTTCTGAACTTCTCGTGTTCTACGTCAACCCACGAGAGGAACTTTATCCAGTTGTTTGGGAAAACATGCAAGCCACCTATGCACTTGCTGACACCACTTTTTCCGTGTCAACCCCTCGTGCCAAATTGGATCAGGTCTGTTCTCATGAGGGTTTACTACTCTACGATGCAACAACAGATCTTAAACACGCAAGAGATTCGATAAAAGAGCTGAATGAAATGCTTTTCTACACATTGGATGGCCATTGGAACCCGATTGGTAACGCCATTGTTGGAGAACTGCTACAGAAAAAAATAAGTGCCGAATACATCGCTATTCCTTGA
- a CDS encoding DsbA family oxidoreductase, producing the protein MKVEVWSDVVCPFCYIGKTHFDEALAQFADKENIEFVWKSFQLNPTLKTDLDQTLYEHLSQSKGISVEQAKGMGNHAAQMGASAGLQLNFDQAVVANSFNAHRLIHFAKANGLQQEMKTRLFKAYFSEGKNIDDNETLVSLATEIGLDGAETKSVLGSEKYAEAVKADIQESQQLGVRGVPFFVFDGKYAVSGAQDSKAFLETLEKSFSEWRQANPQVELQVSEGQNCTPDKVCD; encoded by the coding sequence ATGAAAGTTGAAGTTTGGAGTGATGTGGTCTGTCCGTTCTGCTATATCGGCAAAACGCACTTTGACGAGGCCTTAGCACAGTTTGCAGACAAGGAAAATATTGAGTTCGTATGGAAGAGCTTTCAACTCAACCCGACCTTAAAAACCGATCTTGACCAAACGCTTTACGAGCACCTGTCGCAAAGCAAGGGGATTTCTGTGGAGCAGGCCAAAGGAATGGGTAATCATGCGGCACAAATGGGCGCGAGCGCAGGGCTACAACTCAACTTCGACCAGGCGGTTGTCGCCAATTCGTTCAACGCACATCGCCTCATTCATTTTGCCAAAGCAAATGGCCTGCAGCAAGAAATGAAGACGCGCTTGTTCAAGGCTTATTTCAGCGAAGGAAAGAACATTGACGACAACGAAACGCTTGTCAGTCTGGCAACAGAAATTGGCTTAGATGGCGCAGAAACAAAATCGGTTTTGGGAAGTGAAAAGTATGCTGAAGCTGTGAAGGCAGACATTCAAGAGTCGCAGCAATTGGGCGTTCGTGGCGTGCCGTTTTTCGTTTTCGATGGAAAGTATGCTGTTTCGGGCGCTCAAGATTCCAAAGCATTTTTAGAAACGCTGGAGAAATCGTTTTCTGAATGGAGACAGGCCAATCCACAAGTGGAATTGCAAGTGAGCGAAGGGCAAAATTGCACACCCGATAAGGTCTGCGACTAA
- a CDS encoding T9SS type A sorting domain-containing protein, producing the protein MKTIATILVLLLVQALSFGQCSSVGIQISSSDTNQIQLYHAGFFNMDSGYANICEWEVTTFQETVVHQATTSGQWADQSFSLFNHSVPITDSMRVTLFITNPIIGITCSVTDTLFWEETEVLPGSFIGNWSVLGDYVGEENELITSILSLQTGKEIQIVPSLVTDWFTIRNIDGNHSVVIFDSMGKRILHSSACRQQAINVSFLKTGMYYIHVYNGNGDVIEVQKMMKM; encoded by the coding sequence ATGAAAACGATTGCTACCATTCTAGTTTTGCTCTTGGTACAGGCATTAAGTTTTGGACAATGCTCTTCGGTTGGTATACAGATATCATCTTCAGACACAAATCAAATTCAGCTATACCATGCAGGATTCTTTAACATGGATTCTGGTTACGCCAATATTTGCGAATGGGAAGTAACAACTTTTCAAGAAACAGTAGTTCATCAAGCCACAACATCTGGACAATGGGCAGATCAGTCTTTCAGTTTATTCAATCATTCTGTTCCAATAACCGACTCTATGCGAGTGACTTTGTTCATCACAAATCCAATTATTGGAATCACGTGCTCAGTTACGGATACGCTCTTTTGGGAAGAGACAGAAGTGTTGCCAGGTTCGTTCATCGGTAATTGGAGTGTTCTAGGCGATTATGTTGGAGAAGAAAATGAACTAATTACTTCTATCCTTTCCCTTCAAACAGGAAAAGAAATACAGATCGTACCTTCTTTGGTCACCGATTGGTTTACCATCAGAAATATTGATGGAAACCATTCAGTGGTCATATTCGACTCTATGGGCAAAAGGATATTGCATAGCTCCGCTTGCAGGCAACAAGCCATCAACGTGTCGTTCTTAAAAACTGGCATGTATTACATCCACGTTTACAATGGAAACGGTGATGTGATTGAAGTCCAGAAGATGATGAAAATGTAG
- a CDS encoding outer membrane protein transport protein, with product MKNVFTILVLFFGASTITAQNQYWAQQYGAQSALLGGAVVAGASDNSALYYNPALLARIENGHLSVSANAYGFEFAKLKNGAGTGQDLTSFQTLIYPQIISGMINLKKAPKFKLGYGILTRFSNRMKISLLTEQQIEITDLGDGTEYYKTNFVYELSNIEQWGALSLGYKINDKFAVGISQFISYLNNDSRLSIDRSVDVAADSASFTAQRVLENNSVINHIGLLYKLGFSYQNNGHKLGLTVTSTSIRLWGRANASASDLAYNMNRMPGGSVINNSSVIVEGQNRKLDAYYRLPWSFALGYEYQFKSGTRLMFTSELFLPIKQYTVFVDTKEVAVRPSQAFGGATVDSVLLKTNQLRMVVNAAIGLEQPINEKFNFLASFRTDFNSTDFDSQRNVAASINTTFWNSYHFSTGITWKRTNSKMALGFNYTLGESAVQNQPISFSAPISAQSLVGTTQRNFSPVVHGLSVIVGYTYYLPK from the coding sequence ATGAAAAACGTTTTTACCATCCTTGTTTTGTTTTTTGGTGCTAGTACAATCACAGCTCAGAATCAATATTGGGCGCAGCAATATGGAGCGCAATCTGCCTTGCTTGGAGGTGCTGTAGTTGCCGGTGCATCAGACAATAGTGCGTTGTATTATAATCCTGCATTGCTAGCACGAATTGAGAACGGACACCTTTCTGTGAGCGCCAATGCTTACGGTTTCGAATTCGCGAAGCTGAAGAATGGAGCTGGAACGGGACAAGACCTTACTTCCTTTCAAACCTTGATCTATCCGCAGATTATTTCTGGCATGATCAATTTGAAAAAGGCACCGAAATTCAAGTTAGGCTACGGAATTCTGACGCGTTTCAGCAATCGGATGAAGATCAGCCTGCTTACCGAACAACAGATTGAGATTACCGACCTGGGAGATGGTACTGAGTATTACAAGACCAATTTCGTATATGAGCTTTCCAATATTGAGCAATGGGGTGCGCTGAGTTTGGGCTACAAGATCAACGACAAATTTGCTGTCGGGATCAGCCAGTTCATATCCTATTTGAACAACGATTCGCGTTTGTCCATAGACCGAAGTGTGGATGTGGCGGCAGATTCTGCCAGCTTCACCGCCCAGCGCGTTTTGGAGAACAACAGCGTTATCAATCACATTGGACTGTTGTATAAACTCGGATTTTCCTATCAGAACAACGGTCACAAGTTGGGTCTCACGGTAACATCAACCAGTATCCGCCTGTGGGGAAGAGCCAACGCCAGCGCATCTGACCTAGCTTACAACATGAACCGCATGCCAGGTGGCTCGGTCATCAACAATTCATCTGTAATTGTTGAAGGGCAGAATCGAAAATTAGACGCCTATTATCGCTTGCCGTGGTCATTTGCCTTGGGCTATGAGTATCAATTCAAATCGGGAACGCGATTGATGTTTACCTCCGAGTTGTTCCTGCCCATTAAACAGTACACGGTTTTTGTCGACACCAAGGAGGTTGCCGTTCGCCCGTCCCAAGCCTTCGGTGGGGCAACGGTGGATAGCGTGCTTTTAAAGACCAATCAACTTAGAATGGTGGTCAATGCGGCCATCGGTCTAGAGCAACCCATCAACGAAAAGTTCAACTTTCTAGCTTCATTTAGAACAGATTTTAATTCAACTGATTTCGATTCGCAGAGAAATGTTGCCGCATCCATCAACACAACTTTTTGGAATTCATATCATTTTTCTACCGGCATAACCTGGAAACGGACCAACAGCAAAATGGCACTTGGCTTTAACTACACGCTTGGCGAATCAGCAGTGCAAAATCAGCCTATCAGTTTTTCTGCACCAATCAGTGCACAATCGTTAGTTGGCACAACACAAAGGAATTTTAGCCCAGTGGTTCACGGATTGAGTGTCATTGTGGGCTATACGTATTACTTGCCGAAGTAG
- the queG gene encoding tRNA epoxyqueuosine(34) reductase QueG: MRPEVLIKQEAQRLGFLQCGISKAGFLEEEAPRLEKWLNAKMHGEMGYMANHFDKRLDPTKLVDGAKSIITVLLNYFPEQTQKDPTAPKISKYAYGADYHHVIKGKLKELVEFINQAIGEVDGRAFVDSAPVMDKAWAAKSGLGWIGKNTNLIHPKNGSFFFIGELILDIELEPDQPIRDHCGTCTACIDACPTEAIVAPYVVDGSKCISYFTIELKEAIPNAMKGQFDDWAFGCDVCQDVCPWNRFSKPHSEPQFNPHPDMLDMTKRDWEELTEDVFKKVFQKSAIKRTKFEGLKRNIEFLKP, translated from the coding sequence ATGAGACCTGAAGTGCTCATAAAACAAGAAGCCCAACGATTGGGCTTTCTGCAATGCGGCATCTCCAAAGCTGGTTTTTTGGAGGAAGAGGCTCCTCGTTTGGAAAAGTGGCTCAATGCCAAGATGCATGGCGAAATGGGCTATATGGCCAATCATTTCGATAAGCGCTTGGACCCCACCAAATTGGTGGATGGTGCCAAGAGCATAATCACCGTTCTGCTCAATTATTTTCCGGAACAAACTCAGAAAGACCCAACTGCTCCGAAGATATCGAAGTATGCCTATGGCGCAGATTATCATCATGTGATCAAAGGCAAACTCAAGGAGTTGGTTGAATTTATCAATCAAGCGATTGGTGAAGTAGACGGCCGGGCGTTTGTGGATAGCGCGCCTGTGATGGACAAAGCCTGGGCAGCAAAATCTGGTCTCGGTTGGATTGGCAAGAATACCAATCTCATTCACCCGAAAAATGGTTCGTTCTTCTTCATTGGAGAGTTGATTCTTGATATAGAATTAGAACCAGATCAGCCCATCCGCGACCATTGCGGCACCTGCACCGCCTGCATCGATGCCTGTCCGACCGAAGCCATCGTGGCGCCTTATGTGGTTGATGGCTCCAAGTGTATTTCCTATTTCACCATAGAATTAAAGGAAGCCATTCCAAACGCGATGAAAGGCCAGTTTGACGATTGGGCCTTCGGCTGCGATGTATGTCAGGATGTTTGTCCGTGGAACCGTTTCTCGAAACCACATTCAGAACCTCAGTTCAATCCGCATCCTGATATGTTAGACATGACAAAACGCGATTGGGAAGAACTGACCGAAGATGTGTTTAAAAAGGTATTCCAGAAATCGGCTATAAAACGAACCAAGTTTGAAGGGCTGAAACGGAATATCGAATTTCTAAAACCATGA
- a CDS encoding GxxExxY protein: MTENEIARIVVDCSYTIHRGMGPGLFESVYEEVLAYELVNQGLEVERQKTIDIEWDGIKLGAGFKADIVVNGKVILELKSVDKIQPVHQKQLQTYLKLTGLKLGLLINFNERLIKDGIQRIVNGL; the protein is encoded by the coding sequence ATGACGGAGAATGAAATTGCTCGAATTGTGGTCGATTGTTCCTATACGATCCATCGGGGCATGGGGCCTGGTCTTTTTGAATCCGTTTATGAGGAGGTTTTGGCATATGAGCTGGTAAACCAAGGTCTAGAGGTGGAACGTCAGAAAACGATTGATATTGAATGGGATGGCATCAAACTCGGAGCGGGGTTTAAAGCTGATATTGTTGTCAATGGTAAAGTGATCCTTGAGTTGAAATCGGTTGATAAGATCCAACCAGTCCATCAGAAGCAACTTCAAACCTACTTGAAGCTAACAGGATTGAAATTGGGCTTGCTCATCAATTTTAACGAGCGACTCATAAAAGACGGAATTCAGCGAATCGTCAATGGTCTTTAG
- the ruvB gene encoding Holliday junction branch migration DNA helicase RuvB — protein sequence MNQNLDPSQEGQLPVDRETERALRPVGFSEFSGQDKVVENLKIFVKAAKQRDEALDHVLLHGPPGLGKTTLANIIANDLGVSLKLTSGPVLDKPGDLAGLLTSLEPNDVLFIDEIHRLSPVVEEYLYSAMEDYRIDIMIETGPNARSVQINLNPFTLVGATTRSGLLTSPLRARFGITARLEYYDANVLAGIVKRSAGILDVPIQENAAYEIARRSRGTPRITNALLRRVRDFAQIKGNGTIDKDITQFALDALNVDKHGLDEMDNRILRTIIEKFKGGPVGLTTIATAVGEEAGTIEEVYEPFLIMEGYLSRTPRGRQATERAYEHLGKVNPGKSGTLFE from the coding sequence ATGAATCAGAATCTCGACCCAAGCCAAGAAGGACAATTACCCGTTGACCGTGAGACGGAAAGAGCACTCCGTCCTGTGGGCTTCAGTGAATTCAGCGGACAGGATAAGGTGGTAGAGAACCTGAAGATCTTTGTGAAGGCAGCTAAGCAACGCGATGAGGCGTTGGATCACGTGCTTCTTCACGGGCCTCCGGGATTGGGAAAGACCACTTTGGCCAACATCATTGCCAATGATCTTGGAGTAAGTTTGAAATTGACATCAGGACCTGTGCTTGATAAACCAGGCGATCTGGCCGGACTGCTCACCAGCCTTGAGCCCAACGATGTCCTGTTCATTGATGAGATACACCGATTGAGTCCTGTGGTGGAAGAATATCTCTACTCCGCTATGGAAGATTACCGCATTGATATCATGATTGAAACGGGGCCGAATGCACGCTCGGTGCAGATCAATCTTAACCCTTTTACCTTGGTGGGCGCTACCACCCGTTCCGGATTGTTGACATCTCCACTCCGCGCCCGTTTTGGAATTACAGCTCGGTTGGAATATTATGATGCCAATGTGCTGGCCGGAATTGTGAAGCGCTCTGCTGGCATTCTGGATGTTCCAATTCAGGAAAATGCAGCTTACGAGATTGCACGTAGAAGCCGAGGTACACCACGGATTACCAATGCGCTTTTGAGGCGTGTGCGCGATTTTGCGCAGATCAAAGGCAATGGAACAATCGATAAGGACATTACGCAGTTTGCGCTAGACGCTTTGAATGTAGACAAGCACGGATTGGATGAAATGGATAACCGCATTCTACGAACCATCATCGAAAAGTTCAAAGGTGGACCTGTTGGATTGACTACGATTGCCACAGCAGTTGGTGAAGAAGCAGGAACCATTGAGGAGGTATACGAACCATTCCTCATTATGGAAGGCTATCTCAGCCGAACACCAAGAGGAAGGCAGGCAACAGAACGAGCGTATGAGCATTTGGGCAAAGTAAATCCTGGAAAATCAGGAACATTATTCGAATGA
- a CDS encoding insulinase family protein: MKRIYLVAVAGLLFSACGPANQTKLPEGVKLVEKVEKSESGLSVPYEKYVLDNGLQVIIHEDHSDPIVHVDVTYHVGSAREEPGRSGFAHFFEHMMFQGSDNVADEEHFKTVSESGGTLNGTTNKDRTNYFETLPSNQLERALWLEADRMGFLLDAVTQEKFEVQRATVKNERGQSYDNRPYGLVGEKVMQAQYPQTHPYNWPTIGYLEDLDNADVDDLKRFFMRWYGPNNAALTVAGDVNPSEVLELVKKYYGTIPRGTEVVADKQERVVLTEDRYISYGDNIRFPLIQFSYSTVPNYHADEAPLDVLSDILGGSENSLFYKNFQKSQVAIQASVQHPCQELAGQFQLSVLPYPGKTLAEMEEGIRSTLKEFEERGVNEDDLKRFKSSMESQMISRLETVSGKASTLAGYQYVMNNPNYVGTDLQRYMDVTAEDIMRVYNTYIKDQHPVILSVYPNGQPELVAKPDNFVYVRDTTLEANMAQYEGLAYHKPSKEEDGFDRSVKPASGPSPVINVPDYWKEDFDNGLKVIGAKNDEIPKVYLRIGVKAGHRYEDPAKAGIASLFGSMMAGTTESYTTEELSGELEKLGSSIDVYAGDEEIVVNVSSLTKNLDATLKLLEEVMMKPKFTEDDFNREKFSQMESIANQVNEPTSLAENEFSEVLYGKGHIMAISSMGTENSLGGVTLTDVQDYYTSHFAPNISNLVIVGDLEKEAILGKLAFLKAWEKKDVVFPTEPATPEAGATKIYLVDKPDAAQSEIRMGYLSMPYDATGDYYKAKLMNFNLGGNFNSRLTQKLREEKGWTYGSYTYFSGSEHKGPFTAGGAFKREATDSAVAEFIDQFKNFAENGVTEEELTFLKSSIGQQDALKYEAGYQKTGFLNTILRFGLDANYTDKQNEILKNLSKEDVDALAAKYIDPSKMAIVVVGDKKTIYEGLSKLPYEIEVVNLSVDVAKD; encoded by the coding sequence ATGAAGCGTATTTATCTAGTAGCAGTTGCCGGACTCCTTTTTTCAGCTTGCGGCCCTGCAAATCAGACCAAACTTCCAGAAGGCGTTAAGCTTGTGGAAAAGGTCGAAAAGTCCGAATCGGGTCTATCTGTTCCGTACGAAAAGTATGTTTTGGACAATGGTCTACAGGTAATTATTCACGAAGATCACTCTGACCCTATCGTTCATGTGGACGTGACCTACCACGTAGGTTCTGCCCGCGAAGAGCCAGGACGCTCAGGCTTTGCCCACTTCTTTGAGCATATGATGTTCCAAGGATCGGACAATGTGGCTGACGAAGAGCATTTCAAAACGGTTTCCGAATCGGGAGGAACCTTGAACGGAACAACCAATAAAGACAGAACCAACTATTTCGAGACCCTTCCAAGCAATCAGTTGGAAAGAGCGCTTTGGTTGGAGGCAGACAGGATGGGATTCCTTTTGGATGCCGTTACACAGGAAAAATTCGAAGTGCAACGTGCCACGGTTAAGAACGAGCGTGGACAGAGCTACGATAACCGTCCGTACGGATTGGTTGGCGAAAAGGTAATGCAAGCGCAATATCCGCAAACACATCCTTACAACTGGCCAACCATCGGCTACTTGGAAGATCTGGACAATGCTGATGTGGATGACCTCAAACGTTTCTTTATGAGATGGTACGGACCGAACAATGCTGCACTTACAGTAGCCGGAGACGTCAATCCATCGGAAGTACTTGAGTTGGTTAAGAAATACTACGGAACCATACCTCGCGGAACAGAAGTAGTGGCCGATAAACAGGAGCGCGTTGTTCTAACTGAAGACAGATACATTTCCTACGGAGACAACATCCGTTTCCCATTGATCCAATTCTCATATTCTACCGTGCCGAACTACCATGCTGATGAAGCTCCGTTGGATGTGCTTTCTGATATTCTTGGTGGAAGCGAAAACTCCCTTTTCTACAAGAATTTCCAGAAAAGCCAAGTGGCCATTCAGGCCTCTGTGCAGCATCCTTGCCAAGAATTGGCAGGGCAATTTCAGCTATCTGTTCTTCCTTACCCTGGAAAAACCTTGGCTGAAATGGAAGAGGGCATTCGCTCCACATTGAAAGAGTTTGAAGAAAGAGGCGTGAACGAGGATGACCTGAAACGCTTCAAATCGAGCATGGAAAGCCAAATGATAAGCCGTTTGGAGACCGTTTCTGGAAAAGCCTCCACCTTGGCCGGCTATCAGTATGTAATGAACAATCCAAACTATGTGGGCACCGACCTACAGCGCTATATGGATGTAACGGCTGAAGATATCATGCGCGTTTACAACACCTACATCAAAGATCAGCATCCGGTTATTCTGAGCGTCTATCCGAACGGACAGCCAGAACTGGTTGCCAAGCCAGATAATTTCGTTTATGTGAGAGATACCACCTTGGAGGCCAACATGGCCCAATACGAAGGTTTGGCATATCACAAACCAAGCAAAGAAGAGGACGGATTTGACCGAAGCGTGAAGCCAGCATCTGGCCCAAGCCCTGTGATCAACGTTCCTGATTATTGGAAAGAGGATTTCGACAACGGATTGAAAGTGATCGGGGCCAAAAACGATGAGATCCCTAAGGTTTACCTTAGAATTGGTGTGAAAGCAGGACACCGATACGAAGACCCAGCAAAAGCCGGTATTGCCAGTCTTTTCGGATCCATGATGGCCGGAACAACAGAAAGCTATACAACAGAAGAACTATCGGGCGAACTGGAAAAACTAGGTAGTTCCATTGATGTGTATGCCGGAGACGAAGAGATTGTGGTGAACGTGAGCTCATTGACAAAAAACCTGGATGCAACCTTGAAATTGCTTGAAGAGGTGATGATGAAGCCAAAATTCACTGAAGACGATTTTAACCGCGAGAAATTCTCTCAAATGGAATCCATCGCCAATCAGGTAAACGAACCTACATCCTTGGCCGAAAATGAATTCTCAGAGGTCTTGTATGGCAAAGGTCACATTATGGCCATCTCTTCCATGGGAACTGAAAACAGCCTTGGTGGTGTTACGCTTACCGATGTGCAGGATTATTACACTTCGCACTTTGCGCCTAATATTTCCAATCTGGTGATCGTGGGCGATCTTGAGAAAGAAGCCATACTGGGCAAACTGGCATTCCTCAAGGCGTGGGAGAAGAAAGATGTGGTGTTTCCTACCGAACCGGCCACCCCGGAAGCAGGCGCTACCAAGATCTATCTGGTAGATAAGCCTGATGCTGCGCAATCAGAGATCCGAATGGGATACCTATCCATGCCATACGATGCAACTGGAGATTACTACAAGGCCAAGTTGATGAACTTTAACCTTGGTGGCAATTTCAATAGCCGTCTTACACAGAAACTTCGTGAAGAGAAAGGCTGGACCTATGGTTCTTACACATACTTCAGCGGAAGCGAACACAAAGGCCCTTTTACGGCCGGTGGCGCGTTTAAACGTGAGGCTACAGACAGTGCCGTGGCTGAGTTCATTGATCAGTTCAAAAACTTTGCAGAGAACGGAGTAACGGAAGAGGAACTCACATTCCTCAAAAGCTCCATTGGGCAGCAAGATGCATTGAAGTATGAAGCAGGATACCAGAAAACCGGATTCTTGAACACCATCCTGCGTTTTGGGCTGGATGCCAACTACACCGATAAGCAGAACGAGATCCTTAAAAACCTAAGCAAGGAAGATGTTGATGCACTTGCTGCTAAATACATCGACCCAAGCAAAATGGCCATAGTGGTTGTGGGCGATAAGAAGACCATTTACGAAGGGCTGAGCAAATTGCCTTACGAAATAGAGGTGGTTAACCTAAGCGTAGATGTAGCGAAGGATTAA